The Opitutus sp. ER46 genome contains a region encoding:
- the frr gene encoding ribosome recycling factor produces the protein MSHPILIDAQSRMKKAVDHTLHEFSTIHTGKATPSMVESVMVDAYGSQMRLKECAAISTPDARMIQIQPWDATLVKPIAKAIIDANLGFNPLIDSKLIRVPLPEMSRERRQEFVKTAHRLAEEGRVQVRNIRRDMIEVTKKAKLPEDEAKRLEKDIQTSTDKAIADINANLAAKEKDLLSV, from the coding sequence ATGAGCCATCCCATCCTGATCGACGCCCAGTCCCGCATGAAGAAGGCCGTGGATCACACCCTCCACGAATTCAGCACCATCCACACCGGCAAGGCCACGCCGTCCATGGTCGAGAGCGTCATGGTCGATGCCTACGGTTCGCAGATGCGACTCAAGGAGTGCGCGGCCATCTCCACGCCCGACGCCCGGATGATCCAGATCCAGCCGTGGGACGCCACCCTCGTGAAGCCGATCGCCAAGGCGATCATTGACGCCAATCTTGGTTTCAACCCGCTCATCGACTCCAAGCTGATCCGCGTACCGCTCCCCGAGATGAGCCGCGAGCGCCGCCAGGAGTTCGTGAAAACCGCCCACCGTCTCGCCGAGGAAGGCCGCGTGCAGGTGCGCAACATCCGCCGCGACATGATCGAGGTGACCAAGAAGGCCAAGCTGCCCGAGGACGAGGCCAAGCGGCTCGAGAAAGATATCCAGACGTCCACCGACAAGGCCATCGCCGACATCAACGCGAACCTCGCCGCCAAGGAGAAGGATCTCCTCTCGGTCTGA
- the pyrH gene encoding UMP kinase produces MRDSKPATPRNRYKRVVLKLSGEVLRGGKAGDPIDGPTLEKICIQVKEIHDLGVQVCVVIGGGNIFRGLNGEKRGVDRTTGDYMGMLATVINGLALMDCLEKLGVNTRVQSAIPMNQIAEPFILRRAMRHLEKGRVVIFVAGTGNPYFSTDTTAALRASELHAEIILKATKVDGVYDKDPKKYPDAVRFEQLTFIDALKQRLNVMDSTAFSLCMDNSVPILVFDLGNEHAIRKAVLGEKIGTLVHN; encoded by the coding sequence ATGCGCGACTCCAAGCCCGCCACTCCTCGCAACCGGTATAAACGCGTCGTTCTTAAGCTGTCCGGAGAAGTCCTCCGCGGCGGCAAAGCCGGCGACCCGATCGACGGTCCGACGCTGGAGAAGATCTGCATTCAGGTGAAAGAAATCCACGACCTGGGCGTCCAGGTCTGCGTCGTCATCGGCGGCGGAAACATTTTCCGCGGCCTCAACGGCGAGAAGCGCGGGGTCGACCGCACCACCGGCGACTACATGGGCATGCTCGCGACCGTCATCAACGGCCTCGCCCTCATGGATTGCCTGGAGAAACTCGGTGTGAACACGCGGGTGCAGAGCGCCATCCCGATGAACCAGATCGCCGAGCCGTTCATTCTCCGCCGTGCGATGCGCCACCTCGAAAAGGGCCGCGTCGTCATCTTCGTTGCGGGCACCGGCAATCCGTATTTCTCAACCGACACCACCGCCGCCCTCCGCGCCAGCGAACTGCACGCCGAGATCATCCTCAAGGCCACCAAGGTCGACGGCGTGTACGACAAGGACCCGAAGAAATACCCCGACGCCGTGCGCTTCGAGCAGCTCACGTTCATCGATGCGTTGAAGCAGCGCCTCAACGTCATGGATTCGACGGCGTTCTCCCTCTGCATGGACAACAGCGTGCCCATCCTCGTGTTTGATCTCGGTAACGAGCACGCCATCCGCAAGGCCGTGCTGGGCGAGAAGATTGGCACCCTCGTCCACAACTGA
- a CDS encoding response regulator: protein MSSLPTLPKRTWLERASLAVQGALILCGGLTVVGWLFRVDALLQPPHTGTATMKMNTAVAFVILGIVLIALEFGRRRVAWLALAPAAIGGLSLVEHTLRLNLRIDELLTRDYLAANAGNAGRMGLVVSICLLLGGGALAWSALERHARQRLAVLATAGSLIGAAGFSTLVGYAVGLQVIYSSGAGLPTSTMAAAGLLLLGTALISTAWRESTRLNGEAPSWSPLPVVVSCLAMSLILWIGLGQRENAYIGANTATAMERLVTNVQAEIDRQVNQFERMAARAANNVSSTPSLWEADARPQWNNSVDRGCRSIQYIEATGHTRWVFPQENNEGAIGFDHNTVPERHDAMVEASESNTAVPSRTTRIRTAHSTEPGLVIYAPIVRDRMLIGFIAAEFAYQPLFDRIATREGITTQYHAIASIARNPVYVSGVAEAAADERYTSTMTFRISDRYVQVSLTPRPAALARDHRYLPELSLLAGFGITTLFGLSVHLARRARAGQRAAELSNKRLFAENEERRRVEARLKVSDERLRLALDSTQIGIFEWSVTAGHVYYSPGLWAMLGYDHTRMPSTVDAWQSLIHPDDVPVYRRRVEAQLNGVVTFIEPECRVRARNGDWRWVYTRSKSVAMGADGRPIRIVGTIQDITARREAELALRESQAEARKLSLVAAKTDNPVLITSREGHIEWANEAFCRVMEYSLEEVVGKNPAYYMVGPETSQQTMAEIQAAISNGEGISTDIVNYSKSGRKFHLHIEIQPVRSATGQLENFIVVETDITARVETEHQLRRAKAEADDASRAKSEFLASMSHEIRTPMNGVIGMTSLLMETVLTTEQRDYVSTIRTSGEALLTIINDILDFSKIESGKMELERARFELSACVEEALDLFALQAAAKRLEIGYHMAADVPTWIVGDVTRLRQVLVNLVNNAVKFTPSGSISLEIRRAKRDPVPHNFEFGAAPDPKRIVLEFTVRDTGIGIPRERADRLFKAFSQVDSSTTRKYGGTGLGLAICQRLTHLMGGDIRVESTPGQGSSFAFTIQTVAAVSGTDSGLPVTPPPLREGLVLCIEDHPVTQARLSTLFERMAVRCVVVADLKAAATTLTTLPKPPALFVIDGGGTDAAASAASALGLSCPRLVLFPFGQTPPTAPVGSAPVATVSKPIRTGAFQHAIKALFQPLPLGRLPVAKPADRKLGEDIPLEVLLAEDNPVNQKVALRFLERLGYRAEAVANGIEAVTAVRNRRYDLVLMDLQMPEMDGFEATRQIRARVGADHQPKIVALTANAMQGDREMCVAAGMDDYISKPVKMHEISAAIRRHFSPAPTVASSPAAGSHPNS, encoded by the coding sequence ATGAGTTCGTTGCCCACATTGCCGAAGCGCACGTGGCTGGAGCGGGCGTCGCTTGCGGTTCAAGGCGCGCTCATCCTCTGCGGCGGGTTGACCGTCGTGGGCTGGCTGTTCCGCGTCGACGCGCTGCTGCAGCCGCCACACACCGGCACGGCGACGATGAAGATGAACACGGCCGTCGCGTTCGTCATCCTTGGCATCGTCCTCATCGCCCTCGAATTCGGCCGGCGACGCGTCGCCTGGCTCGCCCTCGCGCCCGCCGCGATTGGTGGCCTGAGCCTCGTCGAGCATACGCTGCGGTTGAACCTCCGCATCGATGAACTGCTCACGCGCGACTATCTGGCGGCCAACGCCGGCAACGCCGGGCGCATGGGCCTCGTGGTTTCGATCTGCCTTCTCCTCGGCGGCGGCGCCTTGGCCTGGAGCGCCCTCGAGCGCCACGCGCGCCAACGCCTCGCAGTCCTGGCCACCGCGGGTTCGCTGATCGGCGCCGCGGGTTTTTCAACCCTCGTCGGCTATGCCGTCGGGCTCCAGGTCATCTATTCGTCCGGCGCCGGGCTGCCCACCTCGACCATGGCCGCCGCGGGCCTCCTCCTGCTCGGTACGGCGCTGATCAGCACCGCCTGGCGCGAGAGCACCCGCCTCAATGGCGAGGCGCCCTCCTGGTCGCCCCTGCCGGTGGTTGTCAGCTGCCTCGCGATGTCGCTCATCCTTTGGATCGGGCTCGGCCAGCGCGAGAATGCCTACATCGGCGCCAACACCGCGACGGCAATGGAACGGCTGGTCACCAACGTGCAGGCCGAGATCGACCGCCAGGTAAACCAGTTCGAACGCATGGCGGCCCGCGCGGCGAACAACGTCTCCAGCACCCCTTCGCTGTGGGAGGCGGACGCCCGCCCCCAGTGGAACAACTCCGTCGATCGCGGCTGCCGCTCCATCCAATACATCGAGGCCACCGGCCACACGCGCTGGGTCTTCCCCCAGGAAAACAACGAGGGCGCGATCGGCTTCGACCACAATACCGTCCCCGAACGGCATGACGCGATGGTCGAGGCCAGCGAGAGCAACACCGCCGTGCCTTCCCGCACCACGCGGATCCGCACCGCACACAGCACCGAGCCCGGCCTCGTCATCTACGCGCCCATCGTGCGCGACCGCATGCTCATCGGCTTCATCGCCGCCGAATTCGCCTACCAGCCGCTGTTCGATCGCATTGCCACCCGCGAGGGCATCACCACCCAGTACCACGCCATCGCCTCGATCGCCCGGAACCCCGTCTACGTTTCCGGCGTCGCCGAAGCGGCCGCCGACGAGCGCTACACCAGCACGATGACGTTCCGGATCTCGGACCGCTACGTGCAGGTCAGCCTCACGCCCCGTCCCGCCGCCCTCGCGCGCGACCATCGCTATCTCCCCGAGCTGTCCCTCCTCGCCGGTTTCGGCATCACGACCTTGTTCGGCCTCAGCGTCCACCTCGCCCGCCGCGCCCGAGCCGGCCAGCGCGCCGCCGAGTTGTCCAACAAGCGGCTCTTCGCCGAGAACGAGGAACGCCGCCGCGTCGAGGCCCGCCTCAAGGTCTCCGACGAGCGCCTGCGACTCGCCTTGGATTCCACCCAGATCGGCATCTTCGAGTGGAGCGTCACCGCCGGCCACGTCTACTACAGCCCCGGCCTGTGGGCCATGCTTGGATACGATCACACCCGCATGCCCTCCACCGTCGATGCGTGGCAGTCGCTCATCCACCCCGACGATGTTCCGGTCTACCGCCGTCGCGTTGAGGCCCAGCTCAACGGCGTCGTCACGTTCATCGAACCGGAATGCCGCGTCCGCGCCCGCAATGGCGACTGGCGCTGGGTTTACACGCGCTCCAAGTCCGTCGCCATGGGCGCTGACGGTCGGCCCATCCGGATCGTCGGCACCATCCAGGACATCACCGCCCGCCGCGAGGCCGAGCTCGCGCTGCGCGAGAGCCAGGCCGAGGCCCGCAAGCTCTCCCTCGTCGCCGCCAAGACCGACAACCCCGTGCTCATCACGTCCCGCGAGGGCCACATCGAGTGGGCCAATGAGGCGTTCTGCCGGGTCATGGAGTACTCGCTCGAGGAAGTCGTCGGCAAGAACCCGGCGTACTACATGGTCGGCCCGGAAACCAGTCAGCAGACGATGGCGGAAATCCAGGCCGCGATCAGCAATGGTGAGGGCATCAGCACCGATATCGTCAACTACTCGAAGTCGGGCCGGAAATTCCATCTGCACATCGAGATCCAGCCGGTCCGCAGTGCCACCGGTCAGCTCGAGAACTTCATCGTGGTCGAGACCGACATCACCGCCCGCGTTGAAACCGAGCACCAACTGCGCCGCGCCAAGGCCGAGGCCGACGACGCGTCCCGCGCCAAGAGCGAGTTTCTCGCCTCCATGTCGCACGAGATCCGCACGCCGATGAACGGCGTGATTGGCATGACGAGCCTGCTGATGGAAACCGTCCTGACGACCGAGCAGCGCGACTACGTCAGCACCATCCGCACCTCCGGCGAGGCGCTGCTCACCATCATCAACGACATTCTCGACTTCTCGAAGATCGAGTCCGGCAAGATGGAACTCGAGCGCGCCCGATTCGAGCTCTCCGCCTGCGTCGAGGAAGCGCTCGACCTCTTCGCCCTCCAGGCCGCCGCCAAGCGGCTCGAGATCGGTTACCACATGGCGGCCGACGTCCCGACCTGGATCGTCGGCGACGTCACGCGCCTGCGCCAGGTGCTCGTCAACCTCGTCAACAACGCGGTGAAATTCACCCCGAGCGGCAGCATCTCGCTCGAGATCCGCCGTGCTAAACGCGACCCCGTGCCCCACAATTTCGAGTTCGGCGCGGCCCCCGACCCGAAACGCATCGTTCTCGAGTTCACCGTCCGCGACACCGGCATCGGCATCCCCCGCGAGCGCGCGGACCGGCTCTTCAAGGCGTTCAGCCAGGTCGATTCCTCCACCACCCGCAAGTACGGCGGCACCGGCCTCGGCCTCGCCATCTGCCAGCGCCTCACCCACCTCATGGGCGGCGACATCCGCGTCGAAAGCACCCCGGGCCAGGGTTCCTCCTTCGCGTTCACCATCCAGACCGTGGCGGCCGTCAGCGGCACCGATTCCGGACTGCCGGTCACGCCCCCGCCGCTGCGCGAGGGGCTGGTCCTCTGCATCGAGGATCATCCCGTCACTCAGGCGCGCCTCAGCACCTTGTTCGAGCGGATGGCGGTGCGCTGCGTGGTCGTCGCCGATCTGAAGGCCGCCGCCACGACCCTCACTACGCTGCCCAAGCCGCCCGCCCTGTTCGTGATCGACGGCGGGGGGACGGATGCAGCCGCCTCCGCCGCGTCCGCGCTCGGCCTCTCCTGCCCCCGGCTCGTCCTGTTTCCCTTTGGCCAGACGCCTCCCACCGCCCCGGTCGGCAGCGCCCCGGTCGCCACCGTCTCAAAGCCCATCCGCACCGGCGCCTTCCAGCACGCAATCAAGGCCCTCTTCCAGCCGTTGCCGCTCGGCCGGCTACCTGTCGCGAAACCCGCCGATCGCAAGCTCGGCGAGGACATCCCGCTCGAGGTGCTCCTGGCCGAGGACAACCCGGTGAACCAGAAGGTCGCGCTACGCTTCCTCGAACGGCTCGGCTATCGCGCCGAGGCCGTGGCCAACGGCATCGAGGCCGTCACCGCCGTCCGCAACCGCCGCTACGATCTCGTGCTGATGGATCTGCAGATGCCGGAGATGGACGGCTTCGAGGCCACCCGACAGATCCGCGCCCGCGTGGGGGCGGATCACCAGCCGAAGATCGTCGCCCTCACCGCCAACGCCATGCAGGGCGACCGGGAGATGTGCGTCGCCGCCGGCATGGACGATTACATCTCAAAGCCGGTGAAGATGCATGAGATCTCCGCCGCGATTCGCCGCCATTTTTCCCCGGCGCCGACGGTAGCCAGTTCGCCCGCGGCCGGTTCTCACCCCAACTCCTGA